gttttacattatatgaatatataatgacatataaaatttactaattactaTAGATTATTGTGTAGGAACTTAAAAAAGGTGACAcattcttattttatttctagATCACTCTAATGTTATTTACTTTCTAGTAATTGATGTCTTTGAGAAGAGTTTTTGAAGCTTTAAATTTTCTGATACTTTTTATCCGGGTGActcttgttttcatggttttctttttccaattagagtttaatttttcttatagtAGGAAGCTAGAAGTAAATATTTATGCTCCAAATAGCTTGGCTCATGTATCGAATGGGTTAATTTTGTGTAGGAATTAGTGTTCTGAATGGATTAACTTTGTGTAGGCCTTACATTTATTAGTACCGACCATAGTCTGCAAAAAAAGTGGTGAGTCTTATACTCTTGTTGTAGGCAACTTGGAAAATAGACAGTTACGTCCCTAATAAAATATAGTACTTACTCATGGGTGAATTCTGTTATTTGCACTCTATGTGAATTTGGTGCCATTTCTTTTTTACAGCTGGGCAGGAAGTCATCGTTTTCATTTAGTCTAAGCCTATCTAAAATTGAACTGTGATCTCCTCCCCTCACTTTAGGTTTAGAAATAGGTGGCGAGTTGAACTTGGCTGCCGGTATCCAGGTTGCACAGTTGGCTCTTAAGCATCGTCAAAACAAAAAGCAGCAACAAAGGATTATTGTATTTGCTGGAAGGTGTGTTAATCATACCTGCTAagttctcttttatttttttttttttcttacagtTTCAGTTTTTTATCAATGTAAAATTGTTGCTTGCAGCCCCATCAAACATGATAAGAAGGCATTGGAGATGATTGGAAGAAAGTTGAAAAAGAACAGTGTAGCACTTGATATTGTTGATTTTGGTGAAGAAGATGATGGGAAGGCAGAAAAGTTGGAAGCTCTTCTTGCTGCTGTTAACAACAATGACAGCAGCCACATCGTTCATGTTCCACCTGGTCCAAATGCTCTTTCTGATGTGCTTATCAGGTAGTATAAGCTCTTCCTTTTTGTGTTTGCCAAATGTTACCTTGATTTCCTTACTGGTTTTTGATATTTGTTTTGTTTATGGCAGTACACCCATCTTCACTGGTGATGGGGAAGGTGGAAGTGGTTTTGCTGCTGCTGCAGCAGCAGCTGCAGCTGGTGGTGTTTCCGGTTTTGAATTTGGTGTGGATCCCAACCTTGATCCTGAACTTGCCCTTGCTCTTAGAGTGTCAATGGAGGAGGAGAGGGCCAGGCAAGAAGCAGCTGCCAAAAAGGCTGCAGAGGAAGCCTCTAAGCAGGAAAAAGGAGGGGAACAACCAACTAGTTCACAGGATGCAACTATGACTGAAAGTGCCAGTGTTACAGCTTCTGAAGCTGACAACAAGAAAAATGATTTGATGGTATCGTTTTATGCTTGAAGCTGTTATCCTTGTCTGGTTAAAATTGTTGGTGTTGCTTGTTCAAATGTTCCCCTCCCCATTGTTCTTATTGATAAAACTGACTGGGCCTAACTCCAATGCACAAGGCACCTTCTGGGTGGAGGATTGCCTAAGTTGTATAACCGTTAAGTGAATACGCTCCCTAACGTCTAAACTGGATATCATATATTGTGAAGTTTGCAAGACTTGAATACTTGACATTTGCCAGTGAACCAATATCAAAATTGTGGTTGGCTTTAATACTGTGATGGTAAAAAGGAGCAGGATTAACTCTATTCCAAAAGATATCCTGCCCCGTATCTAGCTGATGTGGGACTGAGCATGTCTTATGCTATTCCTTTATGGCATCTTCAATTGGACTGAACATATGGGTCACTTTGAATCCTTGACCTCTCAGGCTGAGCTTACATGGACTTCCTCAAACCCCAAAAAAGCTGCAGGGGTTCACCCTGTATATAAACATTATTAGAATGTTAAGCGGGGATTCATGATACTCTGGAAGGATGTTTTGCTTTTTTAACTGTGCTGCATTATTGCAAAAACTGAAGAGCATGCTGCTTCTAAAATAAAGCATCTTGTTAGAATTTTTGGATTCCGAACTGTTATGTCTTAtcatttattgttttttttttccctcattCTTTATACTGCATGCTTGTGCTTCTCATTGCTGGCATTGGATTGATCAATATGTTCACATAATAACTTGCATTAAATTATTATAGGATGAAGAGAATGCGCTCCTACAGCAAGCTCTCGCAATGTCAATGGACAATCCTGCCTCTAGCCATGAACTGCGAGATACTGATATGTCAGAGGCTGCTGCAGATGATCCAGACTTGGCACTAGGTGAATCCTTATATCCAGTAACTTTATTGCTTGTGCATGCGTATCTATTTTCCTGTCAGTCATGGTCATGGCACGGAACTTGATGGGGCAATATTTTGAGGTTAGGTCGAGTTTTTGTATTTGTACAGGGAAACTCAGAAATACTAATCACATGCTTAGGAGGACGTATTTGGCAAGTATTGGGGATTCATGGCATTTTATTTAGTAAAAGAAGTTTGCTGATGGCATGTCTGACAAATATAACTATTTTGAATTTTGTTATTATTGTTGGTTAGAGTTGACAATAGGAATGCCTCTGAAATTCTTTGCTTTCTTCAACTGATGAAGCCATGTCCTGCAGTGTATATTTCCTTAAATATGGCATCCAACCTTACAGTCTTCGACAATTTAATTTTGTTACTGACAATgctaaatttttttagttattgcTACAAGCATTTCTGTTAATGCCCCTGGTGGTTCTGCAGCTCTTCAATTGTCTGTGCAAGATGGTACAAAAGATTCAGGAAGCCAGACAGATATGAGCAAGTTGTTGGCTGACCAATCCTTTGTATCCTCCATCCTTGCTTCAGTATGGCTTCTTAAATTTTACTGGCAGAATCCATCTTCTCGTATTCAAAATATGTGTGGTCCTCATCCAATGCAGTAGTTATTCATTAGTTCATTGTTTCTGCAGCTTCCAGGGGTTGATCCAAATGATCCTTCAGTTAAAGATTTGCTTGCTTCCATGCAAAGCCAGTCTGAGGTGAGTTCATTAGACTTACAAGGTAGAATGAGAGTAGAGTAAAATACTGTTTTTTCCGTTTTATTTTCCCCTTAAAGGTGAGTGGCTCATGGTTGAcgctgcattgcatttatgtttCCTTTTCCTTGCTTGTCTTTCTTCCAGGTTAttcttactgtttatttacattaTGTGTGggctttaaatataattttttttactcttGAATACTAGGAATTGTATGTAATGAAAAATGTTGACTTTGATTTTATTCTCATTGGTTTGTTTATTTTACCACAGCCCcaagaaaagaaggaagaagacaagcccaaggaggaggagaagtgaTAAATCTCTGGTGTTGAATTTTGGTGTCAGATAATGGTGTCCCAGTTCCTGATCTGATCTATTATCAGCTAAATTCAAAAGAATGTTAAAATTTGAAGGGGCATGGCGCATCACATGAGTCTTGTTAGACATTTGAGGTTTCATATGATAACTAGCTATTGCATGAACAATTAAAATCCTTGAGGTCTGAAAGTTATTTGCCGTAGCTGTTAACATTCTATTTATGTTTAGAAGGGCAAGCATTGTTTGAATGGCAAAGGAAAGTGAGCAGAGCATTATGTACCTTGTTATTTTACAACTCAAAATTTAAATCTCATTTTCTTTAAACGTTGCTGCTAGTGATGTGAGATGGTCATGGGTTATTGGTAAGATGGTGATATGTTCCCTCCCTACAGTCGACACTTGTTTTCAAAGAGatgaaataacttttaaattttcatgTGCCGTCTTACATCGATTATTGGAAAAGAAGAGCTTTTTTTTGTTTGGGCCAAAGGTAATGGTTACTTCATTAGACGGAGAGCTGTTTTGCTCCGCTACTGATTTTGTATATTCTGGGTTTGTCATATATTAATATGTCTGCAGTTCTTGAATTTGTGTTGGTGGGTTTTGTTTTCTGGATTTATGAGATTCTATTTTTGTTGTTTGTGTTCTTG
This is a stretch of genomic DNA from Manihot esculenta cultivar AM560-2 chromosome 2, M.esculenta_v8, whole genome shotgun sequence. It encodes these proteins:
- the LOC110609511 gene encoding 26S proteasome non-ATPase regulatory subunit 4 homolog isoform X1 → MVLEATMICIDNSEWMRNGDYSPSRFQAQADAINLICGAKTQSNPENTVGVLTMAGKGVRVLVTPTSDLGKILACMHGLEIGGELNLAAGIQVAQLALKHRQNKKQQQRIIVFAGSPIKHDKKALEMIGRKLKKNSVALDIVDFGEEDDGKAEKLEALLAAVNNNDSSHIVHVPPGPNALSDVLISTPIFTGDGEGGSGFAAAAAAAAAGGVSGFEFGVDPNLDPELALALRVSMEEERARQEAAAKKAAEEASKQEKGGEQPTSSQDATMTESASVTASEADNKKNDLMDEENALLQQALAMSMDNPASSHELRDTDMSEAAADDPDLALVIATSISVNAPGGSAALQLSVQDGTKDSGSQTDMSKLLADQSFVSSILASLPGVDPNDPSVKDLLASMQSQSEPQEKKEEDKPKEEEK
- the LOC110609511 gene encoding 26S proteasome non-ATPase regulatory subunit 4 homolog isoform X2, encoding MVLEATMICIDNSEWMRNGDYSPSRFQAQADAINLICGAKTQSNPENTVGVLTMAGKGVRVLVTPTSDLGKILACMHGLEIGGELNLAAGIQVAQLALKHRQNKKQQQRIIVFAGSPIKHDKKALEMIGRKLKKNSVALDIVDFGEEDDGKAEKLEALLAAVNNNDSSHIVHVPPGPNALSDVLISTPIFTGDGEGGSGFAAAAAAAAAGGVSGFEFGVDPNLDPELALALRVSMEEERARQEAAAKKAAEEASKQEKGGEQPTSSQDATMTESASVTASEADNKKNDLMDEENALLQQALAMSMDNPASSHELRDTDMSEAAADDPDLALALQLSVQDGTKDSGSQTDMSKLLADQSFVSSILASLPGVDPNDPSVKDLLASMQSQSEPQEKKEEDKPKEEEK